The proteins below are encoded in one region of Silene latifolia isolate original U9 population chromosome 2, ASM4854445v1, whole genome shotgun sequence:
- the LOC141641278 gene encoding protein FAR1-RELATED SEQUENCE 5-like, producing the protein MRFCAVFNDLKELIRYAIDTFYEGHNHRLCSLKEREFQKNVRTLNLYMKQTIVNNCKLNIGATKTFRILAEQSNGYANIGASLTEFKNFKRNIKCYIGEKDLRHDSDYLKALFESQDDFYYAYQVDEDNCLAKIFWADAQARMNYSLFGDTITFDPTYGTNKLALVDHENDGSFIWVFKKFLDCMGNKEPQCILTDQDPAIKLGVRSIFKQARHRYCMWHIMKKLTDKVESQICKETDFVERICGVVWDTDLEPIEFEEKWTQVINDFELNDNTWLTYMYGKRHKWIPAYFRDLPLGCLLKTTQRSESQNSYFKIFESIDGTLVEFWLRFQSAMEQRYNHRFLDAASDSTLPQVSSKTMIEKHASKIYTHTVFFEFQEQVQMAPCSCAVRGFSEQGNMHIINVEVSYRKHRIFQVAYNNESKETTCTCKMFERKGILCKHIISIISGKGLQSIPEQYIETRWTKKSYRKPLYGLDGKLLQDYDPI; encoded by the exons ATGCGGTTTTGTGCTGTATTCAATGACCTTAAGGAGCTAATAAGGTATGCTATTGATACGTTTTATGAAGGTCATAATCACAGACTCTGCTCACTCAAAGAACGGGAATTCCAGAAAAACGTAAGAACACTTAACCTTTACATGAAGCAgacaattgttaacaattgtaAACTCAACATCGGGGCTACCAAGACTTTTAGAATTCTGGCGGAACAATCAAATGGGTATGCAAACATTGGTGCATCTCTCACAGAATTCAAGAACTTCAAAAGAAACATTAAATGTTATATAGGTGAGAAGGATCTTCGACATGATTCTGATTATTTAAAGGCACTTTTTGAATCACAAGATGACTTTTACTATGCTTACCAAGTTGATGAGGATAATTGTTTGGCTAAAATATTTTGGGCAGATGCACAAGCAAGAATGAATTATTCCTTGTTTGGGGACACCATCACCTTTGATCCTACTTACGGTACTAACAA ACTTGCACTTGTCGATCATGAGAATGATGGGTCATTCATTTGGGTGTTTAAGAAGTTCCTTGATTGTATGGGCAACAAGGAACCTCAGTGCATTCTTACTGATCAAGATCCGGCAATTAAACTCGGGGTGCGTTCTATATTCAAGCAAGCAAGACATCGttactgcatgtggcatataatgaaaaaaCTTACCGATAAAGTTGAGTCACAGATTTGTAAGGAGACTGACTTTGTTGAGCGGATATGCGGAGTTGTTTGGGATACTGACTTGGAACCCATTGagtttgaagaaaaatggactCAAGTGATTAATGACTTTGAGTTGAATGATAATACTTGGTTGACATACATGTATGGCAAAAGGCACAAATGGATACCTGCTTACTTTAGGGATTTACCTTTAGGCTGCCTTTTGAAGACtacacaaagatcagagagtcAAAACAGTTATTTCAAAATATTTGAGAGCATAGATGGCACACTTGTAGAATTTTGGTTGCGTTTTCAAAGTGCAATGGAACAACGCTATAATCACAGATTTCTTGATGCTGCAAGTGACAGCACATTGCCACAGGTTTCTTCTAAGACAATGATTGAAAAACATGCctctaaaatctacacacatactGTTTTCTTTGAGTTCCAAGAGCAAGTGCAAATGGCTCCCTGTTCGTGTGCCGTTAGGGGGTTTTCTGAGCAAGGAAACATGCACATTATAAATGTTGAAGTTTCCTACAGGAAGCATAGAATATTTCAG GTTGCTTACAATAACGAATCAAAGGAAACAACATGTACGTGCAAGATGTTTGAGAGGAAAGGAATCCTTTGTAAACACATTATATCGATTATATCAGGAAAAGGACTGCAAAGCATACCGGAGCAGTACATCGAAACTAGATGGACgaagaaatcatatagaaagcctTTGTATGGACTGGATGGAAAGTTATTGCAAGACTACGATCCCATTTGA